A region of the Terriglobales bacterium genome:
AGTCCGGGCTTCAATTTGGATCGCTACGACCGCGAACTGCACCGTCCGTTTCCGTCGGATCCGCAGTTCGCGCCCGACTCCAAGACTTGGCAGCACGAGCACGGCATCGGCGACACCAGCGAGTTTGCGGCACCGGGCCATGACAGGATCCGTACCGCCACCCCCAGCCGTGAAGCTCCTGGTGTGCTTCGCCAGTACCGAACGTGAAAGCGGGGGAAAATCATGCCTCAAAACAACTGCCTTCCTGAAATATTGGCTCACCTGAGGACTGCGGATGGACTTATTGTTCAGCTATGCAACCATCCCGTAGGGGTGCTGGAAGTCCCGGAAATGGAGAATGTGATCATTGGCTTCTCACTTCCCGAATAGCAATTTCCGCCGCACGATCGGGCGGGAACCCATAGATTCCCGTGCTGATAGCTGGGAAAGCTATGCTGTTAACGCCGAGATCGCGAGCGCCTGATTTGAACAATTGACTAAAACTTTCTGGAGTGCAGACCTCAATCACGCCCAAGGCGTCTTTAGTCTCTTTCGAGCCGAAGCCAAGATGCCTAGGATACCAGTACCGAGAAATCCCAGAGTGCCTGGCTCGGGGGTTTGAACGAAGGAGCCGGGATAGTAGAGGTCAGTCACGGGATTAAAGTAAAGGGATAGCTTTCCACTTCCTTGTCCCCCGAGTTGAATGGTCTGCCCGGTGGCGAAGCTGACTCCTGTCGCAGAGAAACCGATCTGCCAAGGGACTGTAAAATCCCTGCCGTTGGTAGGGAGGGTAACAGAGGACCCGAAGATGAACGACATAGTTTCAGGAAAACCGAACTCCATGGGCGCGCCGTTAATCCACACGTCGGCTGGATCAAGAAAAAGCGTGGCGCCTCCTCCGAATACCGATCCCGGTGCGTAGCCGCCATTGCCAAAGAAGTCGAACGGTGTTCCGCCGCCCAAAAAGAGTTGGTGCCCGTTCTTGTATCCAATAAATCCAAAATTATCGCCGCTACCAGTATTTGGCATCAGGAAGATTTGGTCCGCAAATGAGGTCGAGGATATGAGAGTGAGGCACAGGAGCGACAGAGAGAGGAAAAAACACTTCATACGCACCTCGCAGAGTAGCCACAGAGGCTACCCCGCATCTACTTCGTGGGTCAAGACGATAATTTCAACAGACGATAATTTCAACAGACGATAATTTCACGATAATTTCACGGTGTCGCCGGGGAGGGCGTTATCTGGGGCTGCGAAAGAATAAACTTAAAGTTCATTTCGCTCTTGGAAATCACGCCCCCATAGCCTAGACCAATCAGGCTCTACGATCTGCGTCACTCAGCGGCCACAATCGCGTTGGCTGCCGGAGTGTCGCCAAAAGTTGTCTCTGAGCAGCTCGGCCACGCCAGTACAGCCTTCACCTTGGACACCTACGCTCATGTGCTTCCGTACATGCAGGACGAGGCTGCCGCTCGGGTAGAGGCAATGCTATTTGGAGCGACGGTCTAAGGACTAGCTGAGGTAGAAGGGCTCGGCATCCGATGCGATCATCGGCAGGTACTAAGACTTGACGCATCGGGTGCCGGATTCGATCTGCTATCCGGTGGTTTCACCGGATCGCTTTTTCCGCTTTCCGTATTAACGACCATCCAAACAGAACTTCCCACAAGCCCGTTTGCACGAAGCCGCTAGCACGGTGTGCGGCGGAGCGAGTTTTGCCGCAGTCGGCGGTTGAGTTTGGTACGCTGAATCGGCACCTAACTAAAGGAGCAACGCTTGCAGAGAAAGAGTCCAGCAGCTTCTTCGGCCGGCCGGTTGGTGCCGGTGGAGTTGGCCGCCAGGAAGTTGCCGACCCAGTTTCACAACTTTTTACGCCTTTTTACGGCTGTTTGACACCTACTCTGTCTGGGCGAACTATGTTCGTACCGGGCTGATTCAAGAAAACGAGTAACGCTCGGATCAGGAGTCCGGGATGATGAAAGCGAAACAACCCAGAAGCGCACGCAGCCGGTTGATACTGACGATGGAATTGGCTGTAATCTTGCCTGCTGCCACCCTGGTCCTCCTGAGTGCCAGACACTTGCAAACCATCCAGCGTGATCGCGCGGTTGAAGCGGCCATCCAGCGCGACTTCAGTCAGGTCCTGGCCATTTCCGAAAAACAGATCAATCACAAAGCATACGAACTGATGGACAATGTTCGCAACGAATTTCCGGTTCCTGGTGAGGCCTGCAGTGAGACCCTGGATAGAATTCTCGCCGCTCATCCGTATGTTGCCCATTTGATGCTCTACGATCCCGAGCATGGATTCGTTATGCGTTCGCGGCCTGACCGGCTAGAGAATGATCCTGGTTTTCGTGATGAAGCCGAGCACCTGTCCAAGATGATGGAGGGTTGGTGGAAACTGGAGTATGACGATCTGTCGAAGAAGCTGTCGAAAATGGATGAGAGGGGAACGCCTTATTACTTCAATGGAGAGTGGATGCCGCATGGCGACAAGCATGTCTATACGTCCACCGCGATTTTCCTAAGGACCGACAAAGAGACGGGAAAGGCCGCCATTGCCGCCATCACTTTTGACTGGGACTACCTGCGTGATCAATTTTTCCCGCAGACTCTCGACCAGGTTATGAGCCGCAATGTGGCCGAAGAGCAAACCGATAAGAATGCGGTGATCATGGTTCGCCCTATGAGTGACTCCACTCCCATTGCCTACTGCACAGGGTGGGACGGCGGCAATGCCGAGGTGGAGCGCAACATGGAGAGCGTATTCCCAAACTTGGTCCTCGGCATGAAGTTGCGTGGTACTACTCTGGCGGCCATGGGGCAGCATTTCATGCACACCAGTGTTCTGACGCTAGGCGGACTCTCGTTCCTTTTGGCCGGCGGAATTTACCTTACTTATCGCAACGTGAGCAAAGAAATGGCGCTGGCCCGGCTGAAGTCGGATTTCGTCTCCAATGTCTCGCACGAATTGCGCACGCCGCTCTCGCTGATTCGGTTGTACGCCGAGACCCTGGAATTAGGCCGACTGACCAGCCCGGAGAAACACCAGGAGTATTACTGCATCATTCGCAAAGAGAGTGAGCGTTTGACCGCGCTGATCAACAACATCCTTGATTTTTCGCGCATCGAGGCCGGCCGCAAAGAATATGACTTCCGCGAGACCGACATGCGCGAACTGGTGCGCAACACGCTGGAATCCTACCGTTATCAGATTGAGCAGCACGGCTTCACCTTGGAAGAGAAGATCGGTGACGTGCCCCCGTTGCGGTTGGATCGCGAAGCCATGGCCCGCTCACTGGTCAATCTGGTCAACAACGCGCTCAAATACTCGCAAGACCGCAAGTACATTGGAGTGAACCTGTATCGGGAGAACGGATCGGTGAAGCTGGAAGTCATTGATCACGGGATTGGCATACCGCCTCACGAACAGAGCAAGATTTTTGAGAAGTTCTATCGCGTTGGTGATCCGCTGGTCCACAACACCAAGGGCAGCGGGCTCGGGCTTTCACTAGTGCAGCATATTGCGAAGGCACACGGTGGTGATGTCGTGGTGGACAGCGCGCCCGGCGCAGGCAGCAAATTCACAATTAGCCTTCCGGTGAATCCGGCAGAGAACAAGGGCACAGCAGCTTCGGCATGAAGTCTGGCAGGAGGAAGTCGCAGCAGACATCCATCAATACCGTAGCTAAGCTTCAAGTCGGAGAAAACAAATCGGGAGAACCTGATATGGCCAGAATCCTTATCGTCGAGGACGAACCCAACATGGTGGCAGGTCTGCGTGACAACTTCGAGTTCGAAGGCTATCAGGTGATCACCGCGCCAGATGGCATCGCCGGTTTGGAGCGAGCGCTGAGCGAAGCTCCGGACTTAGTCATTCTCGATGTCATGATGCCGCGAATGAGCGGTCTGGATGTTTGCAAGCAGCTAAAGAGCAAGCGGCCCTCGATCCCGGTCATTATGTTGACCGCGCGAGGACAGGAAATAGACAAGGTCGTCGGACTTGAACTGGGCGCCGACGACTACGTAACCAAGCCGTT
Encoded here:
- a CDS encoding PEP-CTERM sorting domain-containing protein, with the translated sequence MPNTGSGDNFGFIGYKNGHQLFLGGGTPFDFFGNGGYAPGSVFGGGATLFLDPADVWINGAPMEFGFPETMSFIFGSSVTLPTNGRDFTVPWQIGFSATGVSFATGQTIQLGGQGSGKLSLYFNPVTDLYYPGSFVQTPEPGTLGFLGTGILGILASARKRLKTPWA
- a CDS encoding HAMP domain-containing sensor histidine kinase; protein product: MMKAKQPRSARSRLILTMELAVILPAATLVLLSARHLQTIQRDRAVEAAIQRDFSQVLAISEKQINHKAYELMDNVRNEFPVPGEACSETLDRILAAHPYVAHLMLYDPEHGFVMRSRPDRLENDPGFRDEAEHLSKMMEGWWKLEYDDLSKKLSKMDERGTPYYFNGEWMPHGDKHVYTSTAIFLRTDKETGKAAIAAITFDWDYLRDQFFPQTLDQVMSRNVAEEQTDKNAVIMVRPMSDSTPIAYCTGWDGGNAEVERNMESVFPNLVLGMKLRGTTLAAMGQHFMHTSVLTLGGLSFLLAGGIYLTYRNVSKEMALARLKSDFVSNVSHELRTPLSLIRLYAETLELGRLTSPEKHQEYYCIIRKESERLTALINNILDFSRIEAGRKEYDFRETDMRELVRNTLESYRYQIEQHGFTLEEKIGDVPPLRLDREAMARSLVNLVNNALKYSQDRKYIGVNLYRENGSVKLEVIDHGIGIPPHEQSKIFEKFYRVGDPLVHNTKGSGLGLSLVQHIAKAHGGDVVVDSAPGAGSKFTISLPVNPAENKGTAASA
- a CDS encoding tyrosine-type recombinase/integrase, which encodes MRHSAATIALAAGVSPKVVSEQLGHASTAFTLDTYAHVLPYMQDEAAARVEAMLFGATV